The genomic stretch CTTCCTGACCGAGGACTCGGTCTTCATCGGGGACGGCGGCGACATCGTCACCTTCTCGGGCCAGGTCGTGCGGCCGAAGGCGCCGGGCCACTGGATGGACCCGGGACCGCTGGGCACGCTCGGCGTCGGCGTGCCGTTCGCGCTGGCGGCGAAGCGGGCCCGGCCGGACAAGGAGGTCGTGGCGCTCTTCGGGGACGGCGCGTTCTCGCTGACGGGGTGGGACTTCGAGACGCTGGTCCGCTTCGGCCTGCCGTTCGTGGGGATCGTCGGCAACAACTCCTCGATGAACCAGATCCGGTACGGGCAGCGGGCGAAGTACGGCGAGGCGCGGGAGCGGGTCGGCAACACGTTGGGGGACGTGCCGTACGACGCGTTCGCGCGGATGCTCGGCGGCCACGGCGAGGAGGTCCGCGATCCCGCGCAGATCCGGCCGGCGCTGGAGCGCGCCCGGCGGTCCGGCCTGCCGTCGCTGATCAACGTCTGGGTCGATCCGGACGCGTACGCCCCTGGAACCGTCCACCAGACCATGTACAAGTGAGGAGCCGCTGATGGGCACCGCTCGTGAGAACGGTCCCGGCGCCAAGGCCCTGACCGGCGTCCGGGTGCTGGACATGACGCATGTGCAGTCCGGCCCGTCCGCCACCCAGCTGCTCGCCTGGCTGGGCGCGGACGTGGTCAAGGTGGAGGCGGTCACCGGCGATGTCACCCGCGGTCAGCTGCGCGACATCCCGGACGTGGACTCGCTCTACTTCACGATGCTCAACTGCAACAAGCGCGGCATCACTTTGAACACCAAGACGGAACGGGGCAAAGAGCTGCTGGCCGAGCTGATCCGGCGCTCGGACGTCCTGGTGGAGAACTTCGGGCCGGGCGCCGTGGACCGGATGGGCTTCCCGTGGGAGCGCGTCCGGCAGCTCAACCCGCGCCTCGTGTACGCGTCGATCAAGGGCTTCGGCGAGGGCCCGTACACGAAATTCAAGGCGTACGAGGTCGTCGCGCAGGCCATGGGCGGCTCGATGTCGACCACCGGGTTCGCGGACGGGCCGCCGCTGGCGACCGGCGCGCAGATCGGCGATTCGGGGACCGGCGTGCACTGCGTCGCCGGCATCCTCGCCGCGCTCTACCAGCGCGAACGCACCGGGCGCGGGCAGCGCGTCCAGGTCGCGATGCAGCACGCGGTGCTGAATCTGTGCCGGGTCAAACTGCGCGATCAGCAGCGTCTGGAGCGCGGCCCGCTGCCGGAGTACCCGAACGACGGCTTCGGGGACACGGTGCCGCGCAGCGGCAACGCGAGCGGCGGCGGGCAGCCCGGCTGGGCCGTGCGGTGCGCGCCCGGCGGCCCCAACGACTATGTGTACGTGATCGTGCAGCCGGCGGGCTGGCGGCCGCTCACGGAGCTGATCGGGCGGCCCGAGCTGGCCGCGGACCCCGAGTGGGCGACGCCGGCCGCGCGGCTGCCGAAGCTGGCGAAGATGTTCCAGCTCATCGAGGAGTGGAGCAGCACGCTGCCCAAGTGGGAGGTGCTGGAGCGGCTGACCGCGCACGCCATCCCCTGCGGCCCGGTGCTGTCCGCCAAGGAGTTGGTCGAGGACGCGTCGCTGGCCGCCGACGGAATGATCGTACGGGTGCCACATCCGCGGCGCGGCACGTTCACCACCGTCGGATCGCCCCTGAAGCTGTCCGACTCCCCCGTGGAGATCGACCGCTCGCCGCTGCTCGGCGAGCACAACGACGAGGTGTACGGGGGCGAACTGGGGCTCGGCGAAGAGGAGTTGCGGCTGCTCAGGGAAGACGGGGTCATCTGATGGACCGGTTGACGGATGGGCGATGGATGGATGGGCGGCTGCCGGATGAGCAGTTGGCGGATGGGCGGGGGCACCTGATGGGGGGGACGGTTACGGGAAGCGGACCCGGCGGCCGTGCTGCGGGCCGCGCGGGC from Streptomyces albofaciens JCM 4342 encodes the following:
- the frc gene encoding formyl-CoA transferase gives rise to the protein MGTARENGPGAKALTGVRVLDMTHVQSGPSATQLLAWLGADVVKVEAVTGDVTRGQLRDIPDVDSLYFTMLNCNKRGITLNTKTERGKELLAELIRRSDVLVENFGPGAVDRMGFPWERVRQLNPRLVYASIKGFGEGPYTKFKAYEVVAQAMGGSMSTTGFADGPPLATGAQIGDSGTGVHCVAGILAALYQRERTGRGQRVQVAMQHAVLNLCRVKLRDQQRLERGPLPEYPNDGFGDTVPRSGNASGGGQPGWAVRCAPGGPNDYVYVIVQPAGWRPLTELIGRPELAADPEWATPAARLPKLAKMFQLIEEWSSTLPKWEVLERLTAHAIPCGPVLSAKELVEDASLAADGMIVRVPHPRRGTFTTVGSPLKLSDSPVEIDRSPLLGEHNDEVYGGELGLGEEELRLLREDGVI